The following proteins are co-located in the Brachybacterium sacelli genome:
- a CDS encoding 1-phosphofructokinase family hexose kinase — translation MILTLTPNPALDLTCTVDEVRAHHEHRVQQVRTAAGGKGVNVARVLAQLGVRSLAAGPLGGTTGGLLRELLDSIDEISQAWTPIDGETRRTLTVVDRSGATGFHGPGPHLSTAEVAALRTDLTLLLEAPQDAGADVEAVTVSGSLPPGMTASALAGLVRALASRGRPVLVDTSGPALLEAARSGATVLKPNAAEALATTGTRTPLEAAAALADLGPHVVVCSLGADGMLGLERTEHGSRAWLARLPEPLGGNPTGAGDSVVAVLASSLLADGAALPEVLVRAVAVGAGAVARPVAGEIDLALAELLHPTVEIEEIPCP, via the coding sequence GTGATCCTCACGCTCACCCCGAATCCGGCCCTCGACCTCACCTGCACGGTCGACGAGGTGCGCGCGCATCACGAGCATCGCGTGCAGCAGGTGCGCACCGCCGCCGGGGGCAAAGGGGTCAACGTCGCCCGGGTCCTCGCACAGCTGGGCGTCCGCTCCCTGGCCGCCGGACCTCTCGGTGGCACAACCGGCGGCCTCCTGCGAGAGCTGCTGGACAGCATCGACGAGATCTCGCAGGCCTGGACCCCGATCGACGGCGAGACCCGTCGAACGCTCACCGTGGTGGACCGCTCGGGCGCGACCGGCTTCCACGGACCCGGCCCTCACCTGTCCACCGCAGAGGTCGCAGCCCTGCGCACTGACCTGACCCTCCTGCTCGAGGCACCGCAGGACGCAGGCGCCGACGTCGAGGCCGTGACCGTCTCGGGGTCGCTCCCGCCCGGCATGACGGCGAGCGCCCTGGCCGGCCTGGTCCGCGCCCTGGCCTCCCGCGGGCGTCCGGTGCTCGTGGACACCTCGGGCCCCGCCCTCCTCGAGGCCGCCCGCTCCGGCGCGACCGTGCTGAAGCCCAACGCCGCCGAAGCCCTCGCGACCACCGGGACCAGGACGCCGCTCGAGGCGGCCGCGGCCCTCGCCGATCTCGGACCGCACGTCGTGGTCTGTTCCCTGGGAGCCGACGGCATGCTCGGCCTCGAGCGGACCGAGCACGGCTCCCGGGCCTGGCTCGCCCGACTTCCCGAGCCGCTGGGTGGCAACCCCACCGGCGCCGGCGACTCCGTGGTCGCGGTGCTGGCCTCGTCCCTCCTGGCCGACGGCGCCGCGCTCCCCGAGGTGCTCGTGCGCGCCGTCGCGGTCGGCGCGGGCGCCGTGGCCCGGCCGGTCGCCGGAGAGATCGACCTCGCCCTCGCCGAGCTCCTGCACCCCACCGTCGAGATCGAGGAGATCCCGTGCCCCTGA